From one Methylovirgula sp. HY1 genomic stretch:
- the repB gene encoding plasmid partitioning protein RepB: MARKINFDSAPAAAQPEQGGQPHVPNRPLLGLERPIRQSGALGAISQSLGNINEKVRRAEEIEQKLVEGQMIVDLDPGLIDASFVRDRMDATEEQNIAFRELIREHGQASPILVRPHPHQPERFQVAFGHRRLLAARELGIKVRAVVRELSDEQLVVAQGQENSGRTDLTFIERARFAASLEDRKFSREVIMAALNVDKAAVSRLISIVSRVPPSIIDAIGPAPAFGRVRWQELSELLDKDANRKRAGEIVAAAAFLEMDTDKRFEAVYCGLHEKPLRSRAESWSAEDGTRAARVSRAGKKLTLTFDDRVAPAFGDFVKGHLQTLYEQYKAANKGGACS; the protein is encoded by the coding sequence ATGGCGCGCAAGATCAATTTTGATTCCGCGCCGGCGGCGGCGCAGCCGGAGCAGGGCGGTCAGCCACACGTGCCAAACCGGCCGCTGCTTGGGCTCGAGCGCCCGATCCGGCAATCGGGCGCGCTTGGCGCGATCTCCCAATCTTTGGGAAACATCAATGAAAAGGTCCGGCGGGCCGAGGAAATCGAGCAGAAGCTCGTCGAAGGCCAGATGATCGTCGATCTCGATCCGGGGCTTATAGATGCTTCTTTCGTGCGCGACCGCATGGATGCGACGGAAGAGCAGAACATCGCATTTCGCGAGCTGATCCGCGAACACGGCCAGGCGAGCCCAATCCTGGTGCGGCCGCATCCGCATCAGCCGGAGCGCTTTCAGGTCGCCTTTGGGCACCGCCGTCTGCTGGCCGCGAGAGAGCTTGGGATTAAGGTCAGAGCGGTCGTCCGCGAACTGAGCGACGAGCAGCTGGTCGTCGCGCAAGGCCAGGAGAACAGTGGCCGGACGGATCTCACCTTTATCGAGCGGGCGCGATTTGCGGCCAGCCTCGAGGATCGGAAATTCTCGCGCGAAGTGATCATGGCCGCACTCAATGTCGACAAAGCGGCGGTTTCGCGTCTCATCTCGATCGTCAGCCGCGTACCGCCCAGCATTATCGATGCGATCGGACCCGCGCCCGCGTTCGGCCGAGTCAGGTGGCAGGAACTTTCCGAGCTTCTCGACAAGGACGCCAATCGCAAGCGTGCCGGCGAGATCGTCGCGGCCGCGGCCTTCCTGGAAATGGACACCGACAAGCGCTTCGAGGCGGTTTATTGCGGACTGCATGAAAAGCCGTTGCGAAGCCGGGCCGAGTCGTGGAGCGCCGAGGATGGCACGCGTGCCGCGCGCGTTTCCCGCGCCGGCAAAAAGCTCACTCTGACATTCGATGATCGCGTCGCGCCGGCCTTTGGCGATTTCGTCAAGGGCCACCTGCAGACGCTTTACGAGCAATACAAGGCAGCAAACAAAGGAGGCGCTTGCTCCTAG
- a CDS encoding MFS transporter, with the protein MKRLSVGGGFRAAFVVAWAFCLVFYFTQYAVRSAPSVMLPELRTAYGLTTVGLSSLIGIYYYTYSTFAIVAGASLDRWGAKYAIPTGVFFLAIGIVMFGLGISWVATLGRLLQGAGAAFAFVGAVYLATHGFPARYLATAIGFTQMIGMLGGSAGQFAVGPIVHGVVSWQQFWIYSGIFTFVVAIAIFAVTPKQDIEEHTNTPVWQMFEPYKTVLTNPQSYLCGICAGLLFLPTTVGGMIWGVSFLHQGWDISTSQAVTRASMVPLGWVIGCPLLGYISDHIGRRKPVLFGGMVLMLLCTLALIYLHPNTFPPYVLGLLLGIGSGAAMIPYSMIKEINPDRVKGSATGAINFIVFVMSAFAAPFFGMLLQKLAGGGALTLRVFDKGGTVFIAAIVLAAIVALFLKETGSAANNAAH; encoded by the coding sequence GTGAAAAGGCTATCAGTCGGCGGCGGATTCCGTGCCGCCTTCGTTGTCGCATGGGCCTTCTGCTTGGTGTTTTACTTTACGCAATATGCCGTGCGTTCGGCGCCGAGCGTCATGCTGCCGGAATTGCGGACCGCGTACGGCTTGACGACTGTCGGCCTAAGTTCGCTCATCGGAATTTATTATTACACCTATTCGACCTTCGCGATCGTCGCGGGTGCTTCTCTCGACCGCTGGGGTGCGAAATACGCCATTCCCACTGGCGTATTTTTCCTCGCCATTGGCATTGTCATGTTCGGCTTAGGCATCAGCTGGGTCGCGACTCTCGGTCGGCTGCTGCAAGGCGCGGGCGCGGCTTTTGCCTTCGTTGGCGCCGTTTATCTCGCGACGCATGGGTTTCCGGCGCGCTATCTGGCGACCGCGATCGGCTTCACCCAGATGATTGGCATGCTCGGTGGTTCGGCCGGGCAATTCGCCGTCGGCCCGATCGTCCATGGCGTGGTGAGCTGGCAGCAGTTCTGGATCTATTCAGGTATCTTCACATTCGTAGTCGCGATCGCGATCTTTGCCGTCACCCCGAAGCAGGACATAGAGGAGCATACCAATACGCCCGTCTGGCAGATGTTCGAGCCCTATAAGACGGTTCTGACCAATCCGCAGTCCTATCTGTGCGGGATTTGCGCCGGCTTGTTGTTTCTGCCGACCACCGTCGGCGGCATGATCTGGGGCGTCTCCTTCCTGCATCAAGGCTGGGACATTAGCACGTCGCAAGCCGTGACGCGGGCCTCCATGGTTCCGCTCGGCTGGGTAATCGGGTGCCCGCTGCTGGGCTATATCTCGGATCACATCGGTCGGCGTAAGCCGGTGCTCTTTGGCGGCATGGTGCTGATGCTTTTATGCACGCTCGCCCTCATCTACCTGCATCCGAATACCTTCCCGCCCTACGTCCTCGGTCTGTTGCTCGGCATCGGTTCCGGCGCCGCGATGATTCCCTATTCGATGATCAAGGAAATCAACCCTGATCGCGTGAAGGGCAGCGCTACTGGCGCCATCAACTTCATCGTCTTCGTGATGAGCGCCTTCGCCGCGCCCTTCTTCGGCATGCTGTTGCAGAAGCTCGCGGGCGGCGGCGCGTTGACGCTGCGGGTCTTCGACAAAGGTGGCACCGTCTTCATCGCCGCGATCGTACTCGCCGCAATCGTCGCGCTGTTCCTGAAGGAAACCGGCTCCGCCGCCAATAATGCGGCCCATTGA
- a CDS encoding site-specific integrase — translation MSKVPAPTRLIDSETRRALQLDALAAVLPMDRRDRLAHLLTDDDVDTLKHLARVGMGENTLRALASDLAYLEAWCQAATASPLPWPASESLALKFLAHHLWDRAKRETDPRHGMPENVAADLQSAELLRVDGPHAPSTVKRRLSSWATLHRWKGLDGPFKSPTLRSALRLAVRASARPRRRKSKCAVTRDILDTLLATCRSDRLADRRDLALLLIAFGSGGRRRSEVARLRVEQLHDEPPVPIDPEDCNTLFLPCMSIALGRTKTGQADDDARVLLIGSPVVALREWLARADIQTGPIFRAIDRWGALDERPLTPQAVNLIVKRRCVQAGLDPEAFSAHGLRSGYLTEAARNGVPLSEAMQQSQHRSVQQAASYYNEAERRLGRAARLAV, via the coding sequence ATGAGCAAGGTCCCCGCCCCTACTCGTCTCATCGACTCGGAAACGCGGCGCGCGTTGCAGCTCGACGCACTCGCGGCCGTTTTGCCGATGGATCGCCGCGATCGTCTCGCGCACCTGCTGACAGATGACGACGTCGATACGCTCAAGCATCTTGCCCGCGTGGGGATGGGCGAAAACACGCTGCGGGCTCTCGCCTCCGATCTCGCCTATCTCGAAGCCTGGTGCCAGGCTGCGACCGCTTCTCCCCTGCCCTGGCCGGCCTCGGAAAGTCTGGCGCTCAAATTCCTCGCCCATCATCTCTGGGATCGTGCCAAACGAGAGACGGACCCGCGCCACGGCATGCCCGAAAATGTCGCCGCGGATCTTCAGAGTGCGGAACTGCTGCGGGTCGATGGTCCACATGCGCCATCGACGGTGAAGCGGCGTCTGTCGAGCTGGGCGACCTTGCATCGCTGGAAGGGGCTCGATGGGCCTTTCAAATCGCCTACCCTTCGCTCTGCGTTGCGTCTGGCGGTGCGCGCCAGTGCGCGGCCGCGCCGGCGTAAGAGCAAATGTGCCGTCACCCGGGACATTCTCGACACGTTGCTCGCGACGTGCCGATCCGACCGGCTCGCCGACAGACGCGACCTGGCCCTCTTGCTCATCGCCTTTGGATCTGGCGGCCGGCGGCGCAGCGAAGTCGCGCGCTTGCGGGTCGAACAGCTCCACGATGAGCCGCCTGTTCCGATTGATCCGGAGGATTGCAACACGCTCTTTCTACCCTGCATGTCCATCGCGCTTGGTCGGACCAAGACAGGACAGGCGGACGATGATGCCCGCGTTTTGCTGATCGGTTCACCGGTCGTGGCCTTGCGGGAGTGGCTTGCGCGCGCCGACATTCAAACGGGGCCGATCTTTCGGGCGATCGACCGCTGGGGGGCACTTGACGAAAGACCGTTGACGCCGCAGGCGGTGAATTTGATCGTGAAGCGGAGGTGTGTTCAGGCAGGGCTCGATCCAGAGGCATTTTCCGCGCATGGGCTGCGGTCCGGCTATCTCACGGAGGCGGCCCGCAATGGCGTCCCCTTGTCCGAGGCCATGCAACAGTCGCAGCATCGCTCCGTGCAGCAGGCGGCGAGCTATTATAACGAGGCGGAACGGCGTCTTGGAAGGGCGGCGCGGCTTGCCGTCTGA
- a CDS encoding alpha-ketoacid dehydrogenase subunit beta — protein sequence MAEEMLYWQALNRAMDIEMSEDESVFTLGEDVGLYGGSYRVTEGLYAKYGEWRVRDTPISEGGFTGVGVGAALVGTRPVVEIMTINFALLALDSIVNGAAKISFMSGGQFPMAIVVRTPSGVARQLGAQHAQRLEQMFMNVPGLRVAAPSTPQDAYWQLRQAIASNEPIILLEHELLYFTKGQVDIVAEPPPMHRAIVRRPGKDVTIIAYSRMALLAQEAATELAKEGIEAEVIDLRSLSPIDWDTCTASVNKTHRLLVVEEDCRFAGAGAEVAATLAERCFFSLNAPPQRVAGLDMPTPFNGALEAATIPRVPDIVEAARILCEPQKTQAAE from the coding sequence ATGGCAGAAGAAATGCTCTATTGGCAGGCTCTCAACCGCGCCATGGACATCGAAATGAGCGAGGACGAATCGGTCTTCACCCTCGGCGAAGATGTCGGTCTCTATGGCGGCAGCTATCGGGTCACCGAAGGTCTCTACGCAAAATATGGCGAGTGGCGCGTTCGCGACACGCCGATTTCGGAAGGAGGATTCACCGGCGTCGGCGTCGGTGCCGCGCTGGTCGGCACCCGTCCCGTCGTCGAGATCATGACGATCAATTTTGCGCTTCTGGCGCTCGATTCGATCGTCAATGGCGCGGCGAAAATTTCCTTCATGTCGGGCGGCCAGTTTCCGATGGCGATCGTCGTGCGGACTCCGAGCGGCGTCGCCCGCCAACTTGGCGCCCAGCATGCGCAGCGGCTCGAACAGATGTTCATGAATGTTCCGGGCCTGCGCGTTGCCGCGCCATCGACGCCGCAGGATGCCTACTGGCAGCTGCGGCAAGCAATCGCCAGCAACGAGCCGATCATTCTACTCGAACATGAGCTTCTCTATTTTACCAAGGGCCAGGTCGACATCGTTGCCGAGCCGCCGCCCATGCATCGCGCCATCGTGCGCCGTCCCGGCAAGGACGTGACGATCATCGCCTATTCGCGCATGGCGCTGCTGGCGCAGGAGGCGGCCACAGAGCTGGCCAAGGAAGGCATCGAGGCGGAAGTGATCGATCTGCGCAGCCTGAGTCCTATCGATTGGGACACTTGCACCGCTTCCGTCAATAAGACGCATCGCTTGCTCGTCGTCGAAGAGGACTGCCGCTTCGCCGGCGCCGGCGCCGAAGTCGCGGCGACGCTCGCCGAGCGCTGCTTCTTCTCGCTCAATGCGCCCCCACAACGCGTCGCCGGGCTCGATATGCCGACACCCTTCAATGGCGCGCTCGAGGCAGCGACCATCCCGCGCGTCCCGGACATTGTCGAAGCGGCGCGCATCTTGTGCGAACCGCAGAAGACCCAAGCGGCCGAGTAA
- the repC gene encoding plasmid replication protein RepC, with amino-acid sequence MQSYISTTPFGRRPLTLANVASQAAAKARSPEVAVHKWNVFRAICTAKDRIGVSERALAVLDALLSFHPETALTGDDLIVFPSNHQLSLRAHGMAPATLRRHLAALVDCGLIIRRDSPNGKRYARKGRDGAVELAFGFDLAPLVTRAAEFEAWADDVRSEERALKLVRERITICRRDIAKMIATGIEEGVETRRDGQGPADWAAVHMLYREIVGRIPRTAPRQQLEPIAEELSMLADEVLSLLENHQKISNLSGNESQTERHKQNSTPNPLTELEPDFPTKPATNIEPLPQQRNLHEKSYPLGMVLDACPDLLDYAKGGISNWRDFLATVTVVRPMLGISPSAWEEAQAAMGEVQAAIVIAAILQRSSAINSAGGYLRSLTRKADADEFSLGPMLMALLGSRHRAKRHA; translated from the coding sequence ATGCAATCATATATTTCGACGACGCCTTTTGGGCGGCGACCGCTGACGCTTGCCAATGTGGCAAGTCAAGCCGCCGCCAAGGCAAGGTCTCCTGAGGTGGCGGTCCATAAATGGAACGTCTTTCGGGCCATTTGCACCGCCAAGGATCGGATCGGGGTTTCTGAACGGGCACTTGCGGTCTTGGATGCGCTTTTGAGTTTTCATCCTGAAACGGCTTTGACGGGAGACGATTTGATCGTCTTTCCGTCGAACCATCAGCTTTCCCTGCGGGCGCATGGCATGGCGCCGGCGACGCTGCGGCGGCACCTGGCGGCTTTGGTGGATTGCGGTCTCATCATTCGCCGCGACAGCCCGAACGGCAAGCGCTACGCCCGTAAGGGCAGGGACGGGGCCGTCGAACTCGCGTTCGGTTTTGACCTGGCGCCGCTCGTGACGCGGGCGGCCGAATTCGAGGCCTGGGCAGACGATGTGCGCAGCGAGGAACGGGCTCTCAAGCTCGTGCGCGAACGCATCACGATCTGTCGGCGGGATATTGCGAAAATGATCGCGACCGGGATCGAAGAGGGCGTGGAAACCCGGCGAGACGGGCAGGGGCCCGCCGACTGGGCTGCGGTTCACATGCTCTATCGTGAGATTGTCGGGCGGATTCCGCGCACCGCACCGCGTCAGCAGCTCGAGCCGATCGCCGAAGAGCTTTCAATGCTTGCCGATGAAGTGCTTAGCCTCCTCGAAAATCATCAGAAAATATCGAATCTAAGCGGCAATGAGTCTCAAACTGAGCGGCACAAACAAAATTCAACCCCAAACCCCCTTACTGAACTTGAACCGGACTTTCCAACAAAGCCGGCCACAAACATAGAGCCCCTTCCGCAACAGCGAAATCTGCATGAAAAATCCTATCCTCTCGGGATGGTTTTGGACGCTTGTCCCGATCTCCTCGATTACGCTAAGGGCGGCATTTCCAATTGGCGCGATTTTCTGGCTACCGTCACGGTTGTGCGGCCGATGCTCGGGATCAGTCCGAGCGCTTGGGAGGAAGCGCAAGCTGCCATGGGCGAGGTTCAGGCCGCTATCGTCATTGCCGCTATCTTGCAGCGCAGTTCCGCCATCAACAGTGCTGGCGGCTATCTGCGGAGTCTCACCCGAAAAGCCGATGCTGACGAATTTTCGCTGGGGCCGATGCTGATGGCGCTGCTGGGCAGCCGCCACCGAGCCAAGCGACATGCGTGA
- a CDS encoding PbsX family transcriptional regulator, producing the protein MTIPPALLKLMHVDVGAQMTLSVQDGKLMAQPVGPTRRRYTLAELLEGSDVMKRLNAEVAWAREGEPVGHEIV; encoded by the coding sequence ATGACCATCCCTCCCGCCCTGCTCAAGCTGATGCACGTCGACGTTGGTGCGCAGATGACTCTCAGCGTGCAGGACGGTAAGCTGATGGCGCAGCCGGTCGGGCCGACGCGGAGGCGTTATACGCTCGCGGAATTACTCGAAGGTTCGGACGTTATGAAGAGGCTGAATGCCGAGGTTGCCTGGGCTCGCGAGGGTGAACCCGTCGGGCATGAAATTGTCTAA
- a CDS encoding thiamine pyrophosphate-dependent dehydrogenase E1 component subunit alpha, with product MERETLHRLLHDMLLARAFEERAAEEYTKGNIVGFLHLYPGEEAVAAGVINAAGPSDYIVSTYREHAHALVRGVPPGKVMAELFGRADGMSGGMGGSMHMFDRERRFMGGYAIVGESCPIGVGIAYAIAMRNLPEAVICFFGDGAMNQGAFHEALNMAGLWHLPILFVCENNHYAIGTEVHRHSALSDLYKRAAAYNIPAERIDGMDVLSVYDTTRHTLDRIRRGGGPQFIECETYRYRGHSMADPGSYRPAVELKAFQAHDPVSAAIRDLEFSYPSREELAAIGPDSVGRLAKHLIDSGHVREAEVEALKAQVQKAVDDAAAYALASPQPTMEAAWQALNCNRGHEVLI from the coding sequence ATGGAACGCGAAACCTTGCATCGCCTCCTTCACGATATGCTTCTCGCCCGCGCCTTCGAGGAGCGCGCGGCGGAAGAATATACGAAGGGCAATATCGTCGGCTTCCTGCATCTCTATCCGGGCGAGGAAGCCGTCGCCGCCGGGGTGATCAACGCCGCAGGTCCGTCCGATTACATCGTCAGCACCTATCGCGAACATGCGCACGCTCTGGTGCGTGGCGTGCCGCCGGGCAAGGTGATGGCCGAGCTTTTCGGCCGCGCCGACGGCATGTCCGGCGGTATGGGCGGCTCGATGCATATGTTCGATCGAGAGCGCCGCTTCATGGGGGGCTATGCGATCGTCGGCGAATCCTGCCCGATCGGCGTCGGCATCGCTTATGCGATCGCCATGCGAAATCTTCCGGAGGCCGTCATTTGCTTCTTCGGCGATGGCGCGATGAACCAGGGCGCTTTCCATGAGGCGCTCAACATGGCGGGCTTGTGGCATCTACCGATCTTGTTCGTTTGCGAAAACAATCACTATGCGATCGGCACCGAAGTGCATCGCCATTCGGCATTGTCGGATCTTTATAAGCGCGCGGCGGCCTATAACATCCCGGCCGAGCGCATCGACGGCATGGATGTTCTTTCAGTCTATGATACCACGCGCCATACGCTCGATCGGATCAGGCGCGGCGGCGGTCCGCAGTTCATCGAATGCGAGACCTATCGCTATCGCGGCCACTCGATGGCGGATCCCGGCAGCTACCGGCCGGCCGTCGAGCTGAAGGCCTTTCAGGCGCATGACCCGGTTTCGGCGGCGATCCGCGACCTCGAATTCAGCTATCCGAGCCGCGAAGAGCTCGCTGCGATCGGTCCCGACAGTGTCGGACGTCTGGCGAAGCATCTGATCGATTCGGGCCACGTCCGCGAGGCAGAAGTCGAGGCGCTCAAGGCACAGGTGCAGAAGGCCGTCGATGACGCGGCCGCTTATGCGCTCGCAAGCCCGCAGCCGACGATGGAAGCGGCCTGGCAGGCCTTGAATTGCAATCGCGGCCACGAAGTCCTGATCTGA
- a CDS encoding RHE_PE00001 family protein, producing the protein MYDALPNASPLPWSALALPIAAAEDSLARLDERLAKSPIRDGWIARTHFIDASASLWLQGELVHIEDLVLHDAGMDVRTPTHELNRAHTVLRTRRRMLAGAPGWALSPLGLQDLCGRSAGDNATEMPRATQQGRGAANADADDANADASEDRAIAGHDDPRLAQALAAVDAAMAQTDRHLANAAAQYAIERDPLIYDLDWDEAARLSEWQRITAATQSLPPTLAAAIVLAAFDDIAPLQHLPWMGRLLAAALLRARGKTRVHLACLNLGLRAIPREQRRARSGPDRLVAILDAMTAGADAGLKDHDRWLNARAVLARKLDGRRSTSKLPTLIDYVLSRPMVSAGMIAAALGVTPRAALDLVAQLGLRETTGRGRYRAWGVL; encoded by the coding sequence ATGTACGACGCACTCCCGAATGCCTCGCCGCTGCCCTGGTCGGCTCTCGCTCTGCCCATTGCCGCCGCAGAAGATTCGCTCGCGCGCCTCGACGAACGGCTGGCCAAAAGCCCAATCCGAGATGGGTGGATCGCGCGCACGCATTTTATCGACGCATCCGCGAGCCTCTGGCTGCAAGGCGAACTTGTTCACATTGAAGACCTTGTCCTCCACGACGCCGGCATGGACGTCCGTACCCCGACACACGAACTCAACCGCGCCCATACTGTGCTGCGAACACGCCGCAGGATGCTTGCGGGCGCCCCAGGCTGGGCGCTGTCGCCGCTTGGCCTCCAGGATCTCTGCGGACGTTCAGCAGGCGATAATGCGACAGAGATGCCCCGCGCCACGCAACAAGGGCGCGGCGCCGCCAATGCCGACGCGGACGATGCCAACGCGGACGCTTCCGAAGACCGCGCTATTGCCGGTCATGACGATCCGCGTCTTGCGCAGGCGCTCGCCGCCGTCGACGCCGCCATGGCCCAGACGGATCGACACCTCGCAAACGCCGCCGCCCAATATGCGATAGAGCGAGACCCGCTGATCTATGATCTCGATTGGGATGAGGCGGCGCGGCTCAGCGAATGGCAGCGCATCACGGCTGCCACCCAGTCTCTGCCGCCAACGCTCGCCGCCGCAATCGTGCTCGCCGCCTTCGACGACATTGCCCCCCTTCAACATCTGCCCTGGATGGGCCGCCTGCTCGCGGCCGCGCTGCTCCGCGCGCGCGGCAAGACACGCGTCCATCTTGCCTGCCTCAATCTCGGATTACGCGCCATCCCGCGTGAGCAACGGCGCGCACGGAGCGGACCGGATCGCCTAGTCGCAATCTTGGACGCCATGACCGCCGGAGCAGATGCCGGACTCAAGGATCACGACCGTTGGCTCAATGCCCGCGCAGTGCTCGCACGCAAACTCGATGGACGGCGTTCCACATCAAAACTACCGACACTCATCGACTATGTTTTAAGCCGCCCCATGGTTTCGGCCGGCATGATCGCCGCGGCTCTCGGCGTGACGCCGCGGGCCGCTTTGGATCTCGTGGCGCAACTCGGCTTGCGTGAGACGACAGGGCGCGGCCGATACCGCGCATGGGGCGTCCTTTAA
- a CDS encoding type II toxin-antitoxin system PemK/MazF family toxin, protein MVRSEVPNRGDVYWIDPNPIAGREMKDRHRFVVITPRQINALGVSMTVPITTGGAFTRDAGLSVSISGHETTGVVVCNQVRSFDIVARVRAGSASFIEMLDKATMDEIIARVVSAIDPES, encoded by the coding sequence ATGGTGCGTAGCGAAGTTCCGAACCGCGGCGACGTTTATTGGATTGACCCCAATCCAATTGCCGGGCGCGAGATGAAGGATCGGCATCGTTTCGTCGTGATTACACCTAGGCAGATCAATGCGCTCGGCGTGAGCATGACGGTGCCGATCACGACTGGCGGCGCGTTTACGCGAGATGCCGGCCTGTCGGTTTCCATTAGCGGCCACGAAACGACCGGCGTCGTGGTCTGTAATCAAGTTCGCAGCTTCGATATAGTGGCGCGAGTCCGAGCCGGCTCGGCAAGCTTCATTGAAATGCTCGATAAGGCGACGATGGACGAAATCATTGCTCGCGTGGTGAGTGCCATCGATCCTGAATCTTGA
- the repA gene encoding plasmid partitioning protein RepA — MASAAIPQDYQLGDLRALINADAAELSARLRAQQLRDFPPAAEKTMRRFSPGEAAKFIGIHEGYLRQLAAEGKGPAPQANNRRTYSLDDIDAIRASLDRDGRGARRYVPHRRDAETLQIISVMNFKGGSGKTTTSAHLAQFLAFRGYRVLAIDLDPQASLSTLFGHQPEIDVGENETLYGAIRYDAGRRDMAEIVRSTYIPNLHLIPGQLELMEFEHETPKALMEREARDSLFFARIGEAIGQVSDVYDVVVIDCPPQLGFLTLSALCAATAVLITVHPQMLDVMSMSQFLNMTGGLLDVVANAGGGTQYDWMRYLVTRYEPSDGPQTTMVGLMRSIFGSRVLTHPMLKSTAIADAGLTKETLYEVERQQFTRGTYDRATEALDLVNGEIEGLIKQAWGRS; from the coding sequence ATGGCAAGCGCAGCAATACCGCAGGACTACCAATTAGGGGATCTGCGTGCCCTCATCAATGCGGATGCCGCGGAGCTTTCCGCGCGTCTGCGCGCGCAGCAGCTGCGCGATTTTCCGCCGGCCGCCGAAAAAACAATGCGGCGATTCTCGCCCGGGGAGGCGGCTAAATTCATCGGCATTCATGAAGGCTATCTTCGGCAATTGGCGGCCGAAGGCAAAGGCCCGGCCCCGCAAGCCAACAACCGCCGCACCTATTCCTTGGACGATATCGACGCGATTCGCGCCAGCCTCGATCGGGATGGGCGGGGCGCGCGGCGCTATGTCCCGCATCGCCGGGATGCCGAAACCTTGCAAATTATTTCGGTGATGAACTTCAAGGGCGGCAGCGGGAAGACGACGACCTCGGCGCATCTCGCCCAGTTTCTCGCCTTCCGCGGGTACCGCGTGCTCGCGATCGATCTCGATCCGCAAGCGAGCCTGTCCACCCTGTTCGGGCACCAGCCGGAAATCGATGTCGGCGAGAACGAGACGCTTTACGGAGCGATCCGCTACGACGCCGGGCGCCGCGACATGGCCGAAATTGTCAGATCGACGTATATCCCGAATTTGCACCTCATTCCGGGGCAGCTTGAACTCATGGAGTTCGAACATGAGACCCCCAAGGCGTTGATGGAGCGCGAAGCCCGCGACTCGCTTTTTTTCGCGCGAATCGGCGAGGCGATCGGGCAAGTGAGCGATGTCTACGACGTCGTCGTCATCGATTGCCCACCGCAACTTGGATTTTTGACTCTTTCGGCGCTTTGCGCCGCCACCGCGGTCTTGATCACGGTTCATCCGCAAATGCTCGACGTCATGTCGATGTCCCAATTTCTGAACATGACGGGAGGCCTGCTCGATGTCGTCGCGAATGCAGGCGGCGGGACTCAGTACGACTGGATGCGCTACCTGGTGACGCGATACGAGCCGAGCGACGGTCCGCAGACGACGATGGTCGGCCTGATGCGGTCGATCTTTGGTTCACGTGTCCTCACGCATCCGATGCTGAAAAGCACGGCGATCGCCGATGCCGGATTGACCAAGGAGACGCTTTACGAAGTCGAGCGTCAGCAGTTTACCCGCGGCACCTATGATCGCGCCACGGAGGCGCTCGATCTGGTCAATGGCGAGATCGAAGGCCTGATCAAGCAGGCGTGGGGGAGATCCTGA
- a CDS encoding AbrB/MazE/SpoVT family DNA-binding domain-containing protein — MARADRLTTTVSAKGQVILPSAIRQKLEWGAARPSLVASVKLRLLRPVQIDELLLSMRSLEAKETSAGRGLKTSSFSSIPLGNQT; from the coding sequence ATGGCTCGCGCCGATAGGCTCACCACGACTGTTTCCGCCAAGGGGCAGGTCATTTTGCCTAGTGCTATCCGGCAGAAGCTTGAATGGGGTGCGGCGCGGCCGTCGCTTGTTGCTTCGGTGAAGCTGCGCTTGCTACGCCCGGTCCAGATTGATGAGTTATTGCTCTCAATGAGATCATTGGAGGCCAAGGAAACGAGCGCTGGACGCGGTCTGAAGACATCGTCATTCTCAAGCATTCCCTTGGGGAACCAGACGTGA